One genomic window of Euleptes europaea isolate rEulEur1 chromosome 10, rEulEur1.hap1, whole genome shotgun sequence includes the following:
- the LRRC63 gene encoding leucine-rich repeat-containing protein 63, with the protein MSKLKLLRRPLPPKEETVLFIPKRKDREATSAIHPGARGKEPESKETPGDRGAADAERSTNMMSPNILFSLPDSILYLESLDSIKRDFIIPLQSSGPPSFPLQKRRIPLRLKLPALKRHRLVLPSDFILRGGTAVVTCTSRRAKDVYKKPIISHLNYEELCKQLMSELLRSGQKEVNTIMLPPANFPFGVVQKPERQVLTERFLEQHLDTCDFPAAEVLEEKISFLSDEPKKRKKRVTYADEVPDIEDASLVSSVHVMSDLGPEDEEKDLIAKAEMAILACRMHKKTGLSLKAYFIPRVPDLSNLADSLVYLNLSFNDLRHFPTEICDLKKLEILKLRNNPIKSIPEDITKLTSLKVLIMSFNLLTELPSWLFKLSNLELLDVSYNELEHISNAISNASSLQILIVEGNLLYFLPCGILKLPLKRLKVENNFLHPFFWREIKQLEPQRLTDMAALCFVQNNLRQRYPKIPEDIQKLLGSCGTCDCCSGPLYGQGLCFFRAYRNIYGFRLPYVFSACSPACYMNFITCAASNTQWLAGFSRIPLAAAETVTS; encoded by the exons ATGTCTAAACTAAAGCTGCTCCGGAGGCCTCTGCCTCCAAAAGAGGAAACTGTACTGTTTATACCAAAGAGAAAAGACCGTGAAG CTACTTCTGCCATACATCCAGGCGCTCGTGGAAAAGAGCCAGAATCCAAAGAGACGCCTGGAGACCGTGGAGCCGCTGATGCTGAACGTTCCACGAACATGATGAGCCCTaacattcttttttctttgccAGACTCTATTTTGTACTTAGAGTCTTTGGACAGTATTAAGAGAGACTTTATCATTCCTCTGCAGTCTAGCGGGCCTCCCAGCTTCCCGTTACAAAAACGTCGCATACCCTTGCGACTGAAGCTGCCTGCGCTGAAGCGTCACCGGTTGGTTTTACCATCCGATTTTATCCTGAGAGGCGGTACTGCAGTGGTCACTTGTACTTCACGACGTGCGAAAGACGTATATAAAAAGCCAATTATTTCTCATTTGAACTACGAAGAGCTCTGTAAACAGCTGATGTCCGAGTTACTGAGGAGCGGCCAAAAGGAAGTCAATACTATAATGTTACCACCGGCGAATTTTCCATTCGGTGTGGTACAAAAACCTGAGCGACAGGTACTAACAG AAAGGTTTCTAGAGCAGCACTTAGACACTTGTGATTTCCCGGCAGCTGAAGTCTTAGAAGAAAAAATTTCATTCCTCAGTGATGAAccgaaaaaaagaaaaaagagagtgaCTTATGCAG ATGAAGTACCTGACATTGAAGATGCAAGTCTTGTCTCTAGTGTTCACGTTATGTCTGACCTAGGCCCAGAGGACGAGGAAAAGGACTTGATAGCAAAGGCCGAAATGGCGATTCTCGCTTGCCGGATGCATAAAAAAACTGGGCTTAGTCTGAAG GCATATTTTATACCCAGAGTTCCAGACCTCTCAAATTTGGCCGACAGTTTGGTGTACCTTAATCTGTCATTTAATGACTTGCGCCACTTCCCTACTGAG ATATGTGATCTTAAAAAGCTGGAAATCTTAAAGCTCCGAAACAACCCAATAAAATCTATCCCAGAAGATATCACGAAATTGACGTCCCTTAAAGTCTTGATCATGTCCTTCAATCTGCTGACTGAACTCCCATCTTG GTTGTTTAAGTTATCAAATCTTGAACTCCTCGATGTTTCCTATAATGAACTTGAACACATCTCGAATGCTATCAGCAATGCCAG CAGTCTCCAAATCCTCATCGTAGAAGGCAATCTGCTGTATTTCTTGCCTTGTGGGATTTTGAAACTCCCGCTGAAACGCCTGAAGGTAGAGAACAATTTCCTGCATCCCTTCTTCTGGAGAGAAATCAAACAACTTGAGCCACAGCGACTCACTGATATGGCCGCCCTTTGTTTTGTTCAAAACAACCTGCGGCAAAGATACCCCAAGATCCCAGAGGACATTCAAAAGCTATTGGGCAG CTGTGGTACTTGTGATTGCTGCTCAGGGCCTTTGTATGGCCAAGGCCTTTGTTTCTTTCGCGCTTATAGGAACATTTATGGATTTCGGCTTCCTTATGTGTTTTCTGCCTGCTCCCCAGCCTGCTACATGAACTTCATCACTTGTGCTGCATCAAACACACAGTGGCTGGCAGGCTTTTCACGGATCCCCCTTGCAGCAGCTGAGACCGTAACTTCTTGA